The segment CGCACTATCAACGTCTTCTTCATTACATTAAGCCTGATTTCGTGCACGTGTTGGCAAACGGTAAAATCATCGAGACCGGTGATTACAAGCTTGCTGAAACTCTCGAAGAGCGTGGTTACGACTGGTTGGTGGGTTAATAACTATGAACTTATTGAGCCACTTCGACAAATTTGCTTCTCAAACTCCGGCGACGGGCGGGGCGCAAACTTTGCGTGCCAAAGCGCTTGAGTTTTTGAATGCAAAAGGTCTTCCGACCCGCAAGGACGAAGACTGGAAATACACAAGCCTCAAGGTGCTGAACGACGAAAGCTTCGTTCCAGCAGGCCTTGAAGTTACTCAGCCAACGCACGAAACGATGAAGGCGATTCAAGCTAAATTGAATCCTGAATTTATCAACATCGTTTTCCACAACGGTCAGTTCAATAAGACACTTTCTTCTGTCGAAGAGTTGCCAGCCGGTGTGAAGTTCACCGAGGGCAAAGACGTTGTGGCGACGGACTTCAAAGATTCCTTCGAGGCTTTGAACGTTGCTTACTTCACAAAAAACTACACACTAGAGATTTCCCCAGAAACCTCTGTGGATAAAGCTGTGAACTTTGTGTTTTACAGCTCGGCTGAGGGCACTTCGGCTGTCATGGTGAACCCACGCGTGACAATCAAAGCCGGTAAAATGTCTTCGACTAAGTATCTTGAATCTTACTATGGTCAAAGAGATGTCCGCTATTTTGTGAATCCACAAGTGGATGTCGAAGTCGCTGAATCTGCAAAGCTCATTTACGTGCGCTTGCAGGCAGAAGGCTCTATGGCTGTGAACGTAGGTCGCACGAACTTTACTCTGGGTAAGGCATCCCACGTGCATAGCCTTGCTTTC is part of the Bdellovibrionales bacterium genome and harbors:
- a CDS encoding SufD family Fe-S cluster assembly protein; protein product: MNLLSHFDKFASQTPATGGAQTLRAKALEFLNAKGLPTRKDEDWKYTSLKVLNDESFVPAGLEVTQPTHETMKAIQAKLNPEFINIVFHNGQFNKTLSSVEELPAGVKFTEGKDVVATDFKDSFEALNVAYFTKNYTLEISPETSVDKAVNFVFYSSAEGTSAVMVNPRVTIKAGKMSSTKYLESYYGQRDVRYFVNPQVDVEVAESAKLIYVRLQAEGSMAVNVGRTNFTLGKASHVHSLAFSTGGILARHSLTAEMKAPEAFGVFDGVYVTKGNQVVDNTTVIDHQVGACNTSQHYKGILADASRAVFNGKVIIRQGAMKANSEQLNNNLLLSREAEADSKPQLEVYADDVKAGHGSTVGQLNQEELFYLQSRAISADIAVPMMSFGYASELIYKLENEELQNWLNKELREAFQGLQVALK